In a single window of the Megalobrama amblycephala isolate DHTTF-2021 linkage group LG3, ASM1881202v1, whole genome shotgun sequence genome:
- the lg3h4orf54 gene encoding uncharacterized protein C4orf54 homolog, producing the protein MAASEKALIYRQDTDSFKNLLSKRDMRLIEAQEESNYVDLNDLLELKLDDTKTVKVSFTGDSSQLAIIKSISSMSDSEGEHKPSTEEINESTENKCAEKSSSFETATSEIPQADKTDCTEKKSPKSPNLETQSLDNNEQYNEVYLSSKSESDDEVTLVLSDHDSPEDREDESHYITTHEIQLLELDHDVDYDFETGSSWDLEDDLQVYSFVDYASFDSDETMGAKDASMKSNQANTSGAVVSSKPESNLCDTDKCASSDEGLSKKQNTTGQIHLSIKATSRAVNESNNTQDHEKDTSRYVLRGVDAKGDKVCDNAKCFIAVPGRLHFGSKRVNEYSSGASSAVSELDDADKEVRNLTARAFKSLAYPYFDAINFSTSSESSASEHGLGINRWSTFVDLKYGKGRDKNLVAHKGSTPNFHFAKKRDGKGITGLTLTSMRAPPVEIFALNGNLVGHKNASSTTKKIELMGKFSQGQSGLIRLTETLNFRCNVKSGQPVNESAEGSRSTDEVTHTLPSAQGSEASKRPCNAGETMEDTHKKAIFASSLLKNVISKKMQFEQERKMERGEICEAHHAPSPCFATQEAQREKAAKKNSKGLQRQSSKFSEADSDFTIVCVDDLGDIVDGNSSDSKEDVRKEETLTSASETNLESANDTKKGAFEASKSTLLRSQNSAFRSWRDGELEFQKEHKNDKTPEGKPLRECPEETNDSASGKHTKMSHLFVPSIQLPSSEKDLRKPLPTVNYSTRDQGESGALKWRSNTLYVSDATRSAVTSKSPEIKISLRSVRDNKSDPFNIAKLLTPNLGCKTAEDTRCQALAAAFKGESSDKVPHFIVRDIRDSKGKLQTPIHQVRDVRKLVKSSYHFVSLDNNDNKSSDGEQKTLKQSPYLNSASLSPIVIKCQSVNTNSNVKQSGNLIDTPKRRFPEDIVETDRSSPQVAIANRLPKQEVPTGLRIETSTKKQDKTSDASEKKTEPKMANQAALEKLQAAVKTMEQLYVFDKNEWKRKTEPRPITDSHVLSLISSEKHTVEEQESSAPADSLLRRDSNSNLMETPPKKDDKSSATPITREVRNGPKALMQLTGTPCKNITKKPVATKTPQTHAASPAPLSTKAVTPKSPKLPISFKISQPKCVLEERERPNGSETEFAPLQFTSTADSENYLTIPVKPHATSAKKPTAAGLGKTAVYTVPPGGGKTQTASPPSYLARSDIRSHPSPKRSSFVMETRSPDTPTATIYHTPLPVTMQAAQPQVICFSPSVQPSPIPTEHFQTTQRKMLLDPTTGSYYLVDTPVQPATRRLFDPETGQYVDVPMPQQPPMTPVPLPISPLALGPGAYGHTYMFYPGYMPTTMIPTRTIQSQLSMQSEADDGEKSHSHMGQQEDGAYMESPYYMPSGKSSQTTSVAQHVTTSRLANSKQPVISITSQQGPRIIAPPSFDGTTMSFVVEHR; encoded by the coding sequence ATGGCAGCATCGGAGAAAGCGCTTATTTACCGCCAAGACACCGATTCGTTTAAAAACTTGCTTTCCAAACGGGACATGCGCCTGATAGAAGCACAAGAGGAGTCAAACTATGTGGATCTGAACGACCTGCTGGAACTGAAATTGGATGATACAAAAACAGTGAAAGTATCATTTACTGGAGACTCGAGTCAACTGGCAATTATTAAAAGTATTAGTAGCATGAGCGATTCAGAAGGAGAGCATAAACCttccactgaagaaataaaCGAATCTACTGAAAATAAATGCGCGGAAAAGTCGAGCTCTTTTGAAACAGCAACTTCGGAAATACCTCAAGCCGATAAAACGGACTGTACCGAGAAGAAAAGCCCCAAATCCCCAAATTTGGAGACACAGAGCCTTGATAACAACGAACAATACAATGAAGTTTATCTGAGCAGCAAAAGTGAATCGGACGATGAGGTGACTCTGGTGCTTTCGGATCACGACTCGCCCGAGGACCGCGAAGATGAGTCCCACTATATCACAACCCACGAAATCCAGCTTTTGGAGTTGGACCATGATGTGGATTACGACTTTGAGACCGGATCGAGCTGGGATCTCGAGGACGATCTCCAGGTCTACTCGTTTGTCGATTACGCCTCTTTTGACAGTGATGAAACGATGGGGGCGAAAGATGCCAGTATGAAAAGCAACCAGGCTAATACGAGCGGAGCAGTGGTCAGCAGTAAGCCTGAAAGCAATCTCTGTGACACGGACAAATGTGCCAGCTCAGATGAGGGCCTGTCAAAAAAGCAAAATACAACCGGGCAGAttcacctgtcaatcaaagcCACTTCCCGCGCGGTGAATGAGTCAAATAACACCCAAGATCACGAAAAAGACACAAGTCGCTATGTTTTGAGAGGAGTGGATGCAAAGGGAGACAAAGTGTGTGATAACGCAAAGTGCTTCATAGCTGTGCCAGGGCGCTTGCACTTCGGCAGCAAACGAGTGAATGAGTATTCCAGCGGTGCGTCCAGCGCGGTGAGCGAGCTGGATGACGCCGATAAGGAAGTGCGTAATCTCACTGCCAGggctttcaaaagtttggcgtATCCATATTTCGATGCCATCAACTTTAGCACTTCTAGTGAGTCTTCAGCTTCGGAGCATGGGCTTGGAATCAACAGGTGGTCGACGTTTGTTGACCTAAAGTATGGCAAGGGGCGAGATAAAAACTTAGTAGCGCATAAAGGCTCCACACCCAATTTCCATTTCGCCAAAAAGAGGGACGGTAAGGGGATAACAGGCTTGACGTTGACCAGCATGCGAGCGCCCCCCGTTGAGATATTCGCTCTGAACGGCAATTTAGTCGGCCACAAAAACGCATCGTCCACCACAAAAAAGATTGAGCTCATGGGGAAGTTCTCACAGGGCCAAAGTGGCCTCATAAGACTGACCGAAACGCTCAATTTTCGATGCAATGTCAAATCCGGGCAGCCTGTAAACGAAAGCGCTGAAGGATCACGTTCCACAGATGAAGTTACACACACCTTGCCAAGCGCTCAAGGGAGTGAGGCCAGCAAGCGACCCTGCAATGCAGGTGAAACCATGGAGGACACACACAAGAAAGCCATATTCGCTTCGAGTCTCCTCAAAAATGTCATTTCTAAGAAAATGCAGTTTGAGCAAGAGCGCAAAATGGAGAGGGGTGAGATATGCGAGGCGCACCACGCGCCCTCTCCGTGCTTCGCGACGCAAGaagcacagagagagaaagcggCCAAGAAAAATTCCAAAGGGCTGCAAAGGCAAAGCTCGAAATTCTCAGAAGCCGACTCCGACTTCACTATCGTCTGCGTGGACGATCTGGGCGACATAGTAGACGGTAATTCAAGCGATTCCAAAGAGGACGTGCGCAAAGAAGAGACTTTGACGAGTGCATCAGAAACTAATTTGGAGTCGGCGAATGATACTAAAAAAGGAGCATTCGAAGCATCCAAAAGCACGCTGCTTCGAAGCCAAAATAGCGCGTTCAGATCGTGGAGGGACGGCGAGCTAGAGTTTCAAAAGGAACATAAAAACGATAAAACTCCTGAGGGGAAGCCGCTGCGCGAGTGTCCGGAGGAAACCAACGATTCAGCGAGCGGCAAGCACactaaaatgtcacatttatttGTGCCAAGCATACAGCTTCCGTCCTCGGAGAAGGACCTCAGGAAACCCCTGCCGACTGTGAATTATTCCACGCGCGATCAAGGAGAAAGCGGAGCTTTAAAGTGGCGCTCGAACACACTTTATGTGTCAGACGCCACGCGCAGCGCTGTGACATCGAAGTCCCCCGAAATCAAAATAAGCCTGCGGAGTGTACGGGACAACAAAAGCGACCCGTTCAATATCGCGAAGCTGCTGACTCCCAATTTAGGCTGCAAGACAGCTGAGGACACCAGATGCCAAGCGCTCGCCGCGGCTTTCAAGGGTGAGTCCTCTGACAAAGTGCCTCACTTTATAGTCAGAGACATTAGAGATAGTAAGGGCAAGCTACAGACCCCCATTCACCAGGTTAGAGACGTGCGTAAATTGGTTAAGAGCTCGTATCACTTTGTGTCTTTAGATAACAACGACAACAAATCTAGTGATGGTGAGCAGAAGACATTAAAGCAGAGTCCTTATCTGAACTCAGCCTCTCTTTCACCCATAGTGATTAAATGCCAGTCTGTGAATACAAATAGCAATGTGAAGCAATCCGGAAATTTAATAGACACCCCCAAGAGGCGATTTCCAGAGGATATAGTTGAGACTGACAGGTCCTCTCCTCAGGTTGCCATAGCTAACAGGCTGCCAAAGCAAGAGGTTCCAACTGGATTAAGAATCGAGACGAgcacaaaaaaacaagataaaacAAGCGACGCCAGCGAGAAAAAAACTGAACCCAAGATGGCCAACCAAGCCGCTTTGGAAAAATTGCAAGCCGCTGTCAAAACAATGGAGcaactgtatgtttttgacaaGAATGAGTGGAAGAGAAAAACAGAACCGCGGCCTATAACAGACAGCCACGTGCTCTCGCTCATCTCCAGCGAGAAGCACACTGTGGAGGAACAGGAAAGCAGTGCTCCTGCGGATAGTTTGCTGAGACGAGATTCAAACTCAAACCTGATGGAGACGCCCCCTAAAAAAGACGACAAGTCATCAGCCACTCCGATTACGCGGGAAGTGCGAAACGGCCCTAAAGCGCTCATGCAGCTCACAGGAACACCATGCAAGAATATAACCAAGAAGCCAGTAGCCACAAAGACACCGCAAACGCATGCTGCATCACCGGCACCTCTGAGCACGAAGGCCGTGACACCCAAATCTCCGAAACTACCCATTTCCTTCAAGATATCTCAGCCAAAGTGTGTGCTAGAAGAGCGGGAGAGGCCAAACGGCAGTGAGACTGAGTTTGCCCCTCTGCAGTTCACTTCCACAGCAGATTCGGAGAACTACCTAACCATACCCGTGAAGCCTCACGCCACATCCGCCAAAAAGCCGACCGCAGCCGGACTGGGCAAAACGGCTGTTTATACAGTCCCACCTGGAGGAGGTAAAACCCAAACGGCCAGTCCGCCTTCTTACCTGGCTCGCAGTGACATCAGAAGCCATCCGTCACCAAAACGTTCATCGTTTGTCATGGAGACACGGTCCCCGGATACCCCTACCGCCACTATTTACCACACACCCCTGCCTGTCACAATGCAAGCTGCTCAGCCTCAAGTCATTTGCTTCTCCCCTTCAGTTCAACCCTCCCCCATCCCGACAGAACACTTCCAGACAACTCAAAGGAAGATGCTGCTGGATCCCACCACAGGAAGCTACTACTTGGTGGACACTCCGGTGCAGCCAGCCACCAGGCGTCTGTTCGACCCAGAAACCGGGCAGTATGTGGACGTCCCCATGCCGCAACAGCCTCCCATGACCCCCGTCCCACTTCCAATATCCCCTCTCGCCCTTGGCCCGGGAGCTTATGGCCACACCTACATGTTTTACCCGGGATACATGCCAACCACGATGATCCCCACACGCACTATTCAGTCCCAGCTCTCTATGCAGTCAGAAGCAGATGATGGGGAGAAATCCCATTCGCACATGGGACAGCAGGAGGATGGGGCTTATATGGAGAGCCCTTACTATATGCCATCTGGGAAGTCATCGCAAACAACCTCTGTGGCTCAACATGTTACCACCAGCAGGCTGGCCAATAGCAAGCAGCCTGTCATCAGCATCACCTCCCAGCAAGGGCCAAGGATCATCGCTCCCCCCTCCTTCGACGGCACCACCATGAGCTTTGTGGTGGAGCATAGGTAA